The following proteins are co-located in the Castanea sativa cultivar Marrone di Chiusa Pesio chromosome 8, ASM4071231v1 genome:
- the LOC142607292 gene encoding tropinone reductase homolog At5g06060-like, giving the protein MARQETGNRESRWSLQGMTALVTGGTKGIGYAVVEELASLGATVHTCSRNEAQLNECLHEWQMKGFRVTGSICDVVSRTQREELMSRVSYMFNGKLNILINNVGTSTLKPTLEYTSEDFSFLMSTNLESAYHICQLAYPLLKASEAGSIVFISSVAGVVATSTGGSIYSAAKGAVNQLAKNLACEWAKDNIRSNSVAPWFIKTPLVETYLSNEKLVEAIISQTPLGRVGEPKEISSLVAFLCLPAASYITGQTVCVDGGTTVNGFSFP; this is encoded by the exons ATGGCGCGACAAGAAACGGGTAATAGGGAAAGCAGGTGGTCCCTTCAAGGAATGACCGCTCTTGTCACGGGTGGAACCAAAGGAATCGG ATATGCTGTTGTTGAGGAATTGGCAAGCCTAGGGGCGACTGTACATACATGCTCTCGAAATGAGGCCCAACTCAATGAATGTTTACATGAGTGGCAAATGAAGGGATTTCGAGTCACTGGTTCAATCTGTGATGTGGTGTCTCGAACCCAACGAGAGGAGCTAATGAGCAGAGTCTCCTACATGTTTAATGGCAAACTCAACATCCTT ATAAACAATGTGGGAACGTCCACATTGAAACCAACCTTGGAGTACACATCTGAAGATTTCTCATTTCTCATGTCTACCAATCTTGAATCTGCATATCACATTTGCCAACTTGCTTATCCTCTTCTGAAAGCTTCGGAAGCAGGAAGCATTGTTTTCATTTCTTCGGTTGCTGGTGTAGTAGCCACAAGTACTGGAGGATCTATATATAGTGCAGCTAAAG GAGCGGTGAATCAACTTGcaaaaaatttggcatgtgAGTGGGCAAAGGATAACATAAGGAGTAACTCTGTTGCACCATGGTTTATCAAAACTCCCCTGGTTGAAACT TATCTAAGCAATGAAAAATTAGTGGAGGCTATTATCTCTCAAACCCCTCTTGGACGTGTAGGAGAGCCAAAGGAGATTTCTTCCTTGGTGGCATTCCTATGCCTACCTGCAGCTTCTTACATAACCGGTCAGACTGTTTGTGTTGATGGAGGGACAACTGTAAATGGCTTCAGCTTCCCATGA